In one window of Paraflavitalea soli DNA:
- a CDS encoding FecR family protein: MDNIAKRKADLITRHLKGSLNPMEQQELDDWISESDDNRHLFESLTNPEHLRSALNRYDEKRKKILNKIQASIAINNIQQSGWWFRWRRRIIGAGIAVILLAGAWICWQHMNNTSRNMAMALPRRFSNEVWPGCEQAKLTLDDRSVIILVDTINGVLATDANGRTRVFKENGWLSYYSTYAGDSLYYNTIRVPRKGQYKVILPDGSRVWLNAGSTLRYPVVFGSMDRRVELQGEAYFEVTRLPTPLAGNAAPPPGDSAAVLPFVVSLDTGNAEIRALGARFNVKAYDDDAHIHATLLEGVLQLTHGANELTLIPGQEGRLENNGQLAIYNNAHTAEAIAWKEGLFRFKDANIDQVMKQLERWYDIEVIYEDDISDLFTGTIERNTPLSQLLRYLEQLSRVQFAIIGNKVIVSR; the protein is encoded by the coding sequence ATGGACAACATTGCAAAACGAAAGGCCGATCTCATCACCAGACACCTGAAGGGTTCCCTGAATCCAATGGAACAGCAGGAACTGGATGACTGGATCAGCGAATCCGATGATAACCGCCACTTATTTGAATCCCTTACAAATCCCGAACACCTGCGCAGCGCCTTGAACAGGTATGATGAAAAGAGAAAGAAGATACTGAATAAGATACAGGCATCCATAGCCATCAATAACATCCAGCAGTCTGGATGGTGGTTCCGCTGGCGCCGCCGGATAATCGGCGCCGGTATAGCAGTGATCCTGCTGGCAGGTGCCTGGATATGCTGGCAACATATGAATAATACATCCCGCAACATGGCCATGGCCCTGCCCAGGCGATTCAGCAATGAGGTATGGCCAGGTTGCGAACAAGCCAAACTGACACTTGATGATAGGTCTGTTATTATCCTGGTAGATACCATCAACGGTGTACTCGCTACCGATGCCAACGGACGTACCCGTGTGTTCAAAGAGAACGGATGGCTTTCCTATTATTCCACGTATGCCGGAGACAGTCTCTATTACAATACCATCCGCGTACCCCGGAAAGGGCAATATAAAGTGATATTGCCCGATGGGAGCAGGGTTTGGTTGAACGCTGGATCCACCCTGCGCTATCCCGTCGTATTTGGAAGCATGGATCGCCGCGTGGAATTACAGGGAGAAGCCTATTTTGAAGTGACCAGGTTGCCAACTCCCCTGGCTGGCAATGCTGCGCCGCCCCCCGGAGACTCCGCCGCCGTTCTGCCCTTTGTCGTGAGTCTCGATACAGGAAATGCCGAAATACGGGCGCTGGGAGCCCGCTTCAATGTGAAAGCGTATGACGATGATGCCCATATCCACGCCACCTTGCTGGAGGGCGTGCTTCAACTCACCCACGGAGCCAATGAACTTACCCTGATACCCGGCCAGGAGGGCCGGTTGGAAAACAATGGCCAGCTCGCGATATACAACAATGCCCATACTGCCGAAGCCATTGCCTGGAAAGAAGGCTTATTCAGGTTTAAAGACGCCAATATTGACCAGGTCATGAAACAGCTGGAGCGGTGGTACGATATAGAGGTTATTTATGAAGATGATATCAGCGACCTGTTTACCGGCACTATCGAAAGAAATACCCCTTTATCACAGTTATTAAGATACCTCGAGCAGCTTAGTCGTGTTCAATTTGCCATCATAGGCAATAAAGTTATTGTCAGTCGGTAA